DNA sequence from the Desulfovibrio desulfuricans DSM 642 genome:
ACATTGCCGTGGGTATCCTGCTGCCCATTCTTTATGTGCTGCTTTGCAGCACACCCCAGAAGGTGGTTTTTGCTCCGTGGCTTTCCGAAGTGCCGATCATCGTTATTGGTGGTTTCACTCTGGGCAAGATCATTCAGGTGACAGGCCTTGGCAAACGCATTGCCTTGACGTGCGTCAAACTTACCGGCGGCAGTTTTGCCGGGGCGCTTGCAGGCATAACTATTGGCGCGGCCATTGTTTCTCCCCTTGTGCCTTCAATCATGGGCAAGGCGGCAATTTTTTGCGCCGTGGCGGTGAGCCTGTGCGATGCCCTTGATTTCAAGCCCAAAAGCCGCGAGGCCACAGCCGTTGTGCTTGGCACCTGCATTGCCGTGGGGGCAACCAAGCTGGCCTATCTTACGGGGGCGGGCGATCTGGTTATGGGCATGGGCATAGTGGACAAGGTCATGGGCATTCAAACCAGCTGGATTGAATATGCCAAGTTCAACTTCCTCCCCGCCATGCTGTACACGGCCATGTCGCTGGCAATTGTGCTGCTTGTGCTGCGCAGCTCGGTTAACAGGAGTGTTCTGTGCGCCGTAGTGGAGCAAAAACACGCAGAGCTGGGCGATGTTACGGATGAACAAAGGCGAGCGCTTATCCTGCTTTGTCTCACCCTGGTGCTGCTTGCCACCGACAAACTGCACCATCTGAGCGCGGGATCGGTGCTCGTCATCATTACGGCGCTGGCCTTTATGCCCGGTATCGGGCTTATGGACGGCAAGCGCATGGCTTCCATCAACTTTGCGCCGCTGTTCTTCATCATGGGCTGCATGGCAATCGGCAGCGCTGGCGGATTCCTCAAGGTCACACACTGGCTGGCTGGCCTTGTGTTGCCTCTGTTCAGCGAAACAGGGGCCTGCCTGGCCTCTGTGTGCTCATATGCCGTTGGTGTTGTGCTGAACTTTCTGCTCACGCCGCTTGCGGCCACCTCGACCCTTTCTGCACCAATTACCGAACTCGGCATGCAGATGGGCCTGGATCCGCGTATTCTGTATTTTTCGTTCCAGTACGGCCTGGACAACCTGATATTCCCCTATGAATACGCCTTGTATCTCTATTTTTTCAGCAGCGGCTACATCAATTTCAAAGAGATGGTTATGGTCATGGCTTTGCGCATGCTGCTTACGGGCGGGTTTGTGGCCTTTGTGGCCATGCCCTACTGGCGCATGCTTGGATAACTCGCACACTGACAAAAGGAGGCGGGAGGATGAAAAAGCTGGGCATATTACTTTTGGCAGCAGGATTGCTGCTCGGAAGCGCACCCCAGTGCAGGGCAGTTGATTTTGACGTCAAGGGAAGCTGGCAGTTTGCCTTTGACTACATCAACGGCGGTAATTTCATGGGAAAGGACCGCAACGGAAGAAATACCGTGGGTCAACAGTGGGCTGCCATCCATCAGCAAAGGGACGAGTTTGAAGCTATCCAGAGGTTGCACCTGCAGCTGAATGCAAAAGCTTCAGAGAATCTTGCCGGCACCGTTTTTTTTGAAATTGGCGAACAGCGGTGGGGCATGGCTGCTCAGGGCGGCGCGTTGGGGGCCGACGGCAGCAACGTTGTCAAAGTCAAAAACGCATATCTCGACTGGGTCGTGCCCAATACTCCGCTGAAACTGCGCATGGGCCTTCAGGGCATAAAACTCCCAGGATTTGCCCTGGACAGTCCCATTTTTCAGGACGATGTGGCCGGAATAGCGGCATCGTGGAAAATGAACGATGCCGTCAGCATTACCGGTGTGTGGATGCGCCTGCTCAATGACAACTGGAGCGGTACTACCTCACAGCCTGCCAGTTACATGGATAATTTTGATCTGTTCGCCCTGACCGTGCCCGTGACGGTGGACGGACTCAAAATTACGCCCTGGGGCATGGGCGGCGCCATGGGACCAAACAGTCTCATGCCAGCCGCAGTTACCAACATGCCCGGCGGCAGCAAAAAGGTTGCTTTGACCAATCCCATAACCGGGCAGGCCATTGACGGTCTGGAACTGCGTGATGGTTTGTATCCGGCGGCCTTCAGCTCCGGCAGGGGCACCTCCAGACTGTGGAACGATGATTACAGCTCCATGTACTGGGGGGGGCTGACCGGGCAGTGGGCCAGCTTTGAACCTCTCAGGATTTCATGGGATTTCATTTACGGCAGCGTTGACCACGGCAAGGAAGACCTGAATCGCCGGGGCTGGTTTGGCATGCTGCTGGCAGAATACGCTTTGGACTGGGGGCTTCCCGGCCTGTACGGCTGGTACTTCAGCGGCGATGACGACAATCCCAATAACGGTTCGGAACGTCTCCCTTACCTTGCCACCACCAATAACCTGACCAACTCGCTCTCCACCTTTGGTTACCGGGGCAATCCCATCATGGGCGGCGGCAAGGGCGTGTTGGGCGTCAACCCCAGCGGGACATGGGGCGTAGGCGCGCGCATCAAGGACGTGAGCTTTCTTGATGACTTAAGCCATACCCTGCGCGTCAACTATTTTGGCGGCACCAACGATACAAAAATGGCCTCATACATCACCGGGCGGCATGCCACTGATGCTTCAGGAAGGCAAATCTACCGCAATAACACTGACTTCAACTCGTTCGGCACGTATCTCACCACAGCCGATACGGGTATGGAAGTCAACCTCGACAGCAAGTACAAGGCCGCGGAAAATCTGACGTTCATCCTGGAACTGGGCTATATCCACCTTTGGCTGGACAATGACGTATGGGGCCACTACCAGAACATCTCTGGCACAAGCCTCAATGTCAAGGATGCATGGAAGGCATCGTTCAATGTCGTCTATTCGTTTTAGACCCGAGCGATATTTCCGTACATGCAATGTTCACGAACTCGGAGGAATATGATCATGAGATTTCGTGCTTCAATTTCCCTGCTGGCAGGTCTGCTTGCCCTTGGGCTGTCCACGCAGGCTCCTGCATATGAGGTGCATGACGGCCCCACCGGCGTCATCAAGCTCGTGCCCGAAAAAACCTTCAAAGGCTACACGCTCTTTGCCCCCACGGTTAAATGCACAACCACCTATCTTATTGATATGAACGGCGACGTTGTGCACACGTGGAAGAGCAAATACCCTCCCGGCCTCTATGCCACGCTGTTGCCCAATGGCAATCTGCTGCGCGCAGCCGCCCCCAAGGATCAGCCGGTCAAGATTGGCGGCGCAGGCGGCATTATTGAAGAACTGGACTGGAACGGCAACGTGGTGTGGTCGTACACCATGCTTACGGAAAACGAGATCCAGCACCACTGCTTTGACCGCATGCCTAACGGCAACACCATGATTCTGGGTTGGGAGCGTAAAACGCCCGCCGAATTCCAGGCCAAGGGCCGCAAGCCCGGCACGTGGCCTGAAGAAGTCAAGATCAAGGGGCAGGCCGTGCGCGACTTCTGGGTAGATTTTGTGCGCGAGGTGGACAAAAACGGCAAGACTGTCTGGGAATGGCATGCCTGGGATCACATCGGCACCGGCCCGGATCAGCTGGACATCAACTTTGCTCTGCCCACACCTGTGGGGCCGGGATACGACAGTTTTGACTGGTCGCACTTCAATACGGTGCAGTACCTGCCCAAGACCGACCAGATTCTGCTGAATTCCCGTAACTTCAGTGAATTCTATATTGTTGACAAAAAGTCGGGCAAAATCGTCAAGCGCTGGGGCAACCCCGCCGCCTACGGCAAGGGGACGCGCCCCGAATGGTACTACGACGGCACCCAGCAGGTTTTTGGCGAACACAACGCCACCATGCTACCCAACGGGAATGTGCAGATATTCGACAACGGCTCGGAACGGCCCGAGGGCAACCGCTCCCGCGTGATCGAGGTCGACCCGGCCAGCGGCAAGATCGTATGGCAGTATGCCGCCAATGGTTCCAACAGCTTTTTCAGCTACCGGCAGGGCGCTGCGGAAAGACTGCCCAATGGCAACGTACTTGTGACATCCACGCATCAGGGGCATCTTTTTGAAGTAACCCCCGCAGGCGAGGTTGTATGGGAATTTGTGAATCCCATCATGGCAGGGCAGGCCAAGCCTGTTTTCTCCGACCGAGAGGATGCCGTGCCCAATGCCCATCAGACATTTACCAATATGATCCACAGGGCTTACAGATACGCCCCGGATTATCCCGGCCTTAAGGGAAAGGATCTGAGCGTTAAAGCCCAGTTGTTGCCCGGCTATCCGAAATTCTTTGAAGTTTGGAAGCCCACCGCAGTAAAATAAAATCGCTCCATGAAAGTTCACAGCCCCCGAGTCTTTTATAGACTCGGGGGCTGTGCATTTGTGCGCCCCAAATTGTTGTTCGGTCAGTTTGGGCAGCGTGGTGAATGCACATGAAGAAGGACTTTGCTACCGCGTGATAAAAGAATAGCCCCGAAGGGCAATTCTTCGGGGCTATTGCTGGGGGAGTTTAACAATGGGGCAGGTCAGCTTGCCACAGCCTGAGCGTATTCCTCGGCTGTAATGCATCCGCCTTCATCAGGGGCCGTGGGTTGCACCTTTATCAGCCATCCCTGATTGTAGGGATCATCGTTGAGCAGTTCCGGGGCATCTGCGAGGGCTTCATTAATGGCCGTGACCTGACCGGAGACGGGCATGATGGCCTCGCTGGTTACCTTGACGGATTCAATGGAAGCGCAGGATTCCCCCTGCCGGAAGCTTGCACCCACAGCGGGCAGGTCAACAAAGATCACCCCGCCCAGTTGATCCTGGGCAAAGTCGGTAATGCCGATAAGGCAGGTGCCGTCAGGCTGGCTTTGCGCCCACAGATGTTCTGCATGGTATTTTCTGTCGTGAGGAAAGTTCACGGTGTTCTCCTTGGCGGTCGCCGGGTCAGTTGGATTCCACGCGCACTCTGGGCGCCATAATGGACATGGACACAATTTCATCCAGCGTGGGATGGGCAAACATGACTTTGTGCAGGTTTTGCGCCGTATAGCCTTCCTTGATCAGCAGCAGGGCCACCATAACAAGGTGCGAAACACCCGCGCCAACTGCGGCAATGCCTGCAATTTTGCCATCGCTCCAGACTGTTTTGACAAATCCGGCTGTGCCGCCGCTTGCCTGCGCAATGGGATTCAGGGACAGGGCCGCCTGGGAGACTTCCACTATTTTGCCTTCGCGCAGGAGGGCCTCCGCCGTCTGGCCAACGCGCATGACTTCCATGGCTCCGTAAACGCATGAGGGCACCGGGCCGGATTGGTATTCTCCGGCGTTTTCGCCAAGGATGCGTTCCGCCACATACACAGCCTGATGTTCCGCAGCGTGGGCCAGCAGCACAAGGCCGTTGACGTCACCCACGGCATAGACGTTGGGGGCGGCTTCAAGAAAGGCGTTTGTCTCAACATAGCCGCGCTTGTTGAGATTGCAGCCCCATTGCTGGGCATTCAGCCCGGCGGTGTTGGGTGTGCGGCCAACGGCCACCAAGGCTTTGGCTGCGCTGATGACCGTGCCGTCTTCCAGGGTGAGCTGCGCCTGCCCGTCAACAGTGCGCAAGTCTTTGGCCCGTGCGCCTTCGTGACAGGTTATGCCGTTTTTTTGCAGTGTCCGGCGCAATTCTGCTGCGATATCGGTATCTTCCAGAGGTGCGATGTGGGGCGCAGCCTCCACTATGGTCACCTTGCTGCCCATGGCTGAGAAAAAGTCACCCAGTTCAAGGCCGATGGCCCCGGCGCCAATGATGACAAGGCTTTCAGGAACAGATTCAATGCGTAGCAGATCAGTGCTGTCCAGTACGCAGTCGTGATCGGGCGTCAGACCGGGAAACGCTGCGGAAGATGACCCGCAGGCCAGAATGATGTGCTGCGCAGTCAGATCTGTAGCGCCATCTTCGGCATGAACGCGCACAGTGCCCGGTGCAATACCTTCGCCACGCCCGGTAAAGATCGTCACGCCCATGCTGGCAAGGCTTTTGCCAAGCGTTTTGCTCGTCCCTGAGGTGAAGCGGCTCACGCGTGTTTGGAGCGCTGCAAAGTCCACGGCAATTTCGCCCTTGGCTACGCGGGTTCGTTGCTGGGCATGCAGGAGCGCCAGCGGGGCCACAGCGCCGAGCAGCATCTTGGTGGGGATGCAGCCGCAGTTCAGGCAGGTGCCCCCAAGGTGCGTTTTTTCCACAAGGGCAACGCTTTTGCCCGCCTGGGCAAGAAGACGCGCTGCCGTGGTTCCGCCGGGGCCGCCGCCCAGAATGACAATATCAAAAGATTGCATGACGCCCCCTATTTAACGATGTCTGCCTTGAACAGATGCTGGCGCGAGGCGGAGCGGTACATGAGCAGGTTCTGCTCCGGCAGGGGTTCCAGCCCGCGCATGTCCCACACCATATCCGCCGTGACGGCGGTGATGCTGTAGGGCATGGTGGGCTGGCCGCAAGCTTCGGCCACAAGTTTTGCCGCCGCTGCGGCATCTTCCCTCTTGGGCCAGTCCCAGCCATCGCCAGCGGGAAGCGGCATGGCCAGAAAACGCACCGAGCCATCGGGCGTGGCCTGCACAAGGGCGATGGTTTTTGCCAGTTCTTCCTTGCTGGGAGCGCCGCCAAAAATTTTTGTGCTTGCCTCAGGGCAGCCCACAAGATTGCAGACTACGTGCACATCCTTGGTCTTCAGCAGTTTTTCCAGCAGTTCCGGCTTGCGGCCATCGGTCTGCAACCAGACCTGCAAGCCGCCAGCAGCCAGTCGGTCAACAAGAACCGCGAAATTATCTTCCTGCCCGGCAGGGCATTGCGAAGGGTAAAGACCCGCAATTTTGCCGTGGAGCATGTCGCTGCGGGTTACGCAGGCCTCCAGCGCGTGGCCCGAAAGCAGGTAGGCGATGATTTCGCCGGAACCCTGCTTGATGACCTCGCCATCGGAGAACAGGGGAAATTCCACTCCTTCAGGATTGCGGTAAATGGCCTTGCGGTTTGTGCGGTAGAACGTGTTGAATTCCTGCGCGTCAGCCTTGAAATCTATGGTGTCGTATGTCAGCCCGCGTTCGGCAAGAAAGGCTTTGACGATCTTGCAGCGGATGCAGTCCGGCGCTGTATAAAGGGTTATGCCCATGTGAGCCTCCTGTTACGAAAAACCGTGGATGCAGATGCGTAAATTCCTGTTTTAGCCGGAGCTTAGGCAATGTCTTCGAGCGACTTGCCACCCGTGCGCGCACCCCATACGCCAACGACAATGGCGGGGATGATGCACAGCATGCTGAAAATATAAAACACTCCGTCAAAGCTGTATGCTGCATAGACAACAGGAATGAGAGGTTGTGAGAAAGCAACGGCCAGACGACCAATCGAGGAGTGGAAGCCCGTGGCGGTGTTGCGCAGGTGGGTGGGGTAGGATTCCGCCGTGTAGGAAAATACGGTGAAACCCATGCCCATCACAAAGGCCGTAAGCACTGCGCCAGTAAGCACCACTGCCCAGTATTGGCTTAAATTGCCGAAGATGGGGGCAAGCACGGC
Encoded proteins:
- a CDS encoding aryl-sulfate sulfotransferase — protein: MRFRASISLLAGLLALGLSTQAPAYEVHDGPTGVIKLVPEKTFKGYTLFAPTVKCTTTYLIDMNGDVVHTWKSKYPPGLYATLLPNGNLLRAAAPKDQPVKIGGAGGIIEELDWNGNVVWSYTMLTENEIQHHCFDRMPNGNTMILGWERKTPAEFQAKGRKPGTWPEEVKIKGQAVRDFWVDFVREVDKNGKTVWEWHAWDHIGTGPDQLDINFALPTPVGPGYDSFDWSHFNTVQYLPKTDQILLNSRNFSEFYIVDKKSGKIVKRWGNPAAYGKGTRPEWYYDGTQQVFGEHNATMLPNGNVQIFDNGSERPEGNRSRVIEVDPASGKIVWQYAANGSNSFFSYRQGAAERLPNGNVLVTSTHQGHLFEVTPAGEVVWEFVNPIMAGQAKPVFSDREDAVPNAHQTFTNMIHRAYRYAPDYPGLKGKDLSVKAQLLPGYPKFFEVWKPTAVK
- a CDS encoding SLC13 family permease, which translates into the protein MIIKTSDLTPGLLAKWGINLALPLALYFVLPRSESLTPPMIAFLAVTLWAVIAWALDTLNDIAVGILLPILYVLLCSTPQKVVFAPWLSEVPIIVIGGFTLGKIIQVTGLGKRIALTCVKLTGGSFAGALAGITIGAAIVSPLVPSIMGKAAIFCAVAVSLCDALDFKPKSREATAVVLGTCIAVGATKLAYLTGAGDLVMGMGIVDKVMGIQTSWIEYAKFNFLPAMLYTAMSLAIVLLVLRSSVNRSVLCAVVEQKHAELGDVTDEQRRALILLCLTLVLLATDKLHHLSAGSVLVIITALAFMPGIGLMDGKRMASINFAPLFFIMGCMAIGSAGGFLKVTHWLAGLVLPLFSETGACLASVCSYAVGVVLNFLLTPLAATSTLSAPITELGMQMGLDPRILYFSFQYGLDNLIFPYEYALYLYFFSSGYINFKEMVMVMALRMLLTGGFVAFVAMPYWRMLG
- the gcvH gene encoding glycine cleavage system protein GcvH; this translates as MNFPHDRKYHAEHLWAQSQPDGTCLIGITDFAQDQLGGVIFVDLPAVGASFRQGESCASIESVKVTSEAIMPVSGQVTAINEALADAPELLNDDPYNQGWLIKVQPTAPDEGGCITAEEYAQAVAS
- a CDS encoding glutaredoxin family protein, whose protein sequence is MGITLYTAPDCIRCKIVKAFLAERGLTYDTIDFKADAQEFNTFYRTNRKAIYRNPEGVEFPLFSDGEVIKQGSGEIIAYLLSGHALEACVTRSDMLHGKIAGLYPSQCPAGQEDNFAVLVDRLAAGGLQVWLQTDGRKPELLEKLLKTKDVHVVCNLVGCPEASTKIFGGAPSKEELAKTIALVQATPDGSVRFLAMPLPAGDGWDWPKREDAAAAAKLVAEACGQPTMPYSITAVTADMVWDMRGLEPLPEQNLLMYRSASRQHLFKADIVK
- a CDS encoding dihydrolipoyl dehydrogenase family protein, with protein sequence MQSFDIVILGGGPGGTTAARLLAQAGKSVALVEKTHLGGTCLNCGCIPTKMLLGAVAPLALLHAQQRTRVAKGEIAVDFAALQTRVSRFTSGTSKTLGKSLASMGVTIFTGRGEGIAPGTVRVHAEDGATDLTAQHIILACGSSSAAFPGLTPDHDCVLDSTDLLRIESVPESLVIIGAGAIGLELGDFFSAMGSKVTIVEAAPHIAPLEDTDIAAELRRTLQKNGITCHEGARAKDLRTVDGQAQLTLEDGTVISAAKALVAVGRTPNTAGLNAQQWGCNLNKRGYVETNAFLEAAPNVYAVGDVNGLVLLAHAAEHQAVYVAERILGENAGEYQSGPVPSCVYGAMEVMRVGQTAEALLREGKIVEVSQAALSLNPIAQASGGTAGFVKTVWSDGKIAGIAAVGAGVSHLVMVALLLIKEGYTAQNLHKVMFAHPTLDEIVSMSIMAPRVRVESN
- a CDS encoding outer membrane homotrimeric porin, whose amino-acid sequence is MKKLGILLLAAGLLLGSAPQCRAVDFDVKGSWQFAFDYINGGNFMGKDRNGRNTVGQQWAAIHQQRDEFEAIQRLHLQLNAKASENLAGTVFFEIGEQRWGMAAQGGALGADGSNVVKVKNAYLDWVVPNTPLKLRMGLQGIKLPGFALDSPIFQDDVAGIAASWKMNDAVSITGVWMRLLNDNWSGTTSQPASYMDNFDLFALTVPVTVDGLKITPWGMGGAMGPNSLMPAAVTNMPGGSKKVALTNPITGQAIDGLELRDGLYPAAFSSGRGTSRLWNDDYSSMYWGGLTGQWASFEPLRISWDFIYGSVDHGKEDLNRRGWFGMLLAEYALDWGLPGLYGWYFSGDDDNPNNGSERLPYLATTNNLTNSLSTFGYRGNPIMGGGKGVLGVNPSGTWGVGARIKDVSFLDDLSHTLRVNYFGGTNDTKMASYITGRHATDASGRQIYRNNTDFNSFGTYLTTADTGMEVNLDSKYKAAENLTFILELGYIHLWLDNDVWGHYQNISGTSLNVKDAWKASFNVVYSF